TGGTGACCGCCAGGTGCTGGGCGAGCAGGTGGCTGAGGAGCTTCGAGAACGCCCCGAGGCCGACGACCGCGCCGACGACGAACACGCCGACGTAGACGACGTCGAGGGAGCGCAGCGCGTCGAGGGTCGGCTCGTACACCCCGAGCACCAGCAGCAGGAACGCCCCGCTGACGCCCGGCAGGATCATCGCGCAGATGGCGACCGCCGCCGAGGCGAAGACCCGCCACAGCGCCACGTCGCCCTCGACGACGGCCTCGGGCAGGCCGGTCAGGAGGAACGCCGCGACGGCGCAGACCAGCGCCACCCCGACCTGCAGGGGTCCGCGCGGGCGGACCTGACGCCAGGGCACGGCGAGCGACGCCACGATCATCCCGGCGAACACGGCGCTGGTCTCCTCCGGGTGGGACTCGAGCAGGGGCGGCAGGACCACCGAACCGATCCCGAGGGCCACGACGATCCCCCCGCCGAGGGGGAGCACGAACCCCCAGGGGACCGCCTGCCAGTGCCGGCGCGCGAGGTCTCCGCGGCCGCGCAGCACAGCCGTGCCCGCGGACGCCACCGACCGGATCGCCTCGATGAGCGACGTGTAGATGCCGACGATCAGCGCGATCGTCCCGCCGGACACGCCGGGGATCACGTCGGCGGTCCCCATCGCCATCCCCTGGGCGGCGTGGAGCCACGGCGGGCCGGTCCGGGGCGCCGCCGGGCGCGAGGGCCGCGCGTCGGACGGTGTGGTGTCGGTGGTCATGCGGCGGCGATCCAAGGGCTGTGCGTCAGCGGGCGATCAGCAGGGCCACGGGGAGGGTGCCCAGCAGGTCCGCGGCCTCTGCGGACGCGGTCGGTCCCAGAGTGTCGCCGGTGAGCAGGTCGTGCCAGACCGGCTGATCGGCCACCCCACCGGCCACCCCCCGACCGCCCCGACCGCCACGACCGTCACCGGACAGCACGACCTCGGTGTCGGCCCAGATCCGGCCGAGTGGGCTGAAGCGGCCCCCATCGGTGACCCGCCCCAGCAACCGCGGGACGACGACGATGGCCTGCCCGGCCCCACCGGGCGCA
Above is a genomic segment from Euzebya sp. containing:
- a CDS encoding DUF368 domain-containing protein, with the translated sequence MTTDTTPSDARPSRPAAPRTGPPWLHAAQGMAMGTADVIPGVSGGTIALIVGIYTSLIEAIRSVASAGTAVLRGRGDLARRHWQAVPWGFVLPLGGGIVVALGIGSVVLPPLLESHPEETSAVFAGMIVASLAVPWRQVRPRGPLQVGVALVCAVAAFLLTGLPEAVVEGDVALWRVFASAAVAICAMILPGVSGAFLLLVLGVYEPTLDALRSLDVVYVGVFVVGAVVGLGAFSKLLSHLLAQHLAVTMAGLTGLMVGALRVLWPWGGHEGELHAPADVTEAAVGLGLFAVGFAIVRVLLVMGDRSTAPGSGSPPTSSQI